The Chitinophagaceae bacterium nucleotide sequence CCAACCCCTCCAAAGGAGGGGCTTAAGAAACAGTAAAAAGAATTTGAAAGACTTTATTAATGCAAACCCCGGAACCTTTAAAGAATAAAAAACACCTTGATATTGCAGGGTCAAAAGTCCCTCCTTTGGAGGGATTTAGGGAGGCGTATATATTACACCTGGCAGATACAACTCTAATCCTGTCGCAGCGCAACAGCGAATGGTGCGGGCATGGACCAATTCTTGAGCAGGATATTGCCATCACCAATATTTCTTTGGATCTCATCGGGCAGGCAAGAAATTTTTATCAGTATGCGGCACTGTTAATTAATCAATCAAAACAATCGGGGGGACTAAAAAGCCCCC carries:
- a CDS encoding phenylacetate-CoA oxygenase subunit PaaI yields the protein MQTPEPLKNKKHLDIAGSKVPPLEGFREAYILHLADTTLILSQRNSEWCGHGPILEQDIAITNISLDLIGQARNFYQYAALLINQSKQSGGLKSPPPGGKKKKKKGGGGGGGRGR